The DNA region GGGCCGGAAGTTAGTCCGAATCACCATCCATCCTCACACTTGTAAGTGTTGCTTAACGCCTGGAAAGTACACCACAAATGCTTGTTGTCCTCCTTGAAGCAGTAGGACATGCAGTTGCAGCTGTCGTCCTCCTGAAGTCCGAGCTTCCAGACCGTGATAATGAGCCTGTCTTCGTCAATGCTTCCGCAAGGCAACATTAAGTTCGCGTTGTTCTCAGTGACCTCAACGTTCAGATCGGTGTTGTAGTTCTTCAAGTCCCTAATCCCAAAGACATCACCTAGACCATGCTCATCGAGAAGCTTCGCCACTTGAGCGAAGAATTTGACATCCACCCTATTGATCTCTTCTTTGACGATAAATTTAAACTTGTGAGCTGTCATCTATCCAATGAGACTCCCTCGAAAGGGGTGGGTGTAAAGGAGACAATGTCAGACGAGCAGGTGTTGCCAGGTAGGATTTGTATTCGTGCAGTCGACCCCGGCAGCTACCTACAACTATCTCTAAATACCTCTACAAGTGATGATCTAAGGGTTGATAACGCAGTCTCTTGTGGGTTCCTATTGCGGCAGGGCGCGTTCCAAACACCCGTCTAAGTCCGGCACAGTCAGATCGTTATACAGAAGCATCAGCGGTTTACGCGGCTTTCAACTGGATGTAGAGCCATGGGTGGTATTGGCACCCGAAAAGTCACCCGGAAGGGCAGAGAACATGGCGTCGTTGGTCAAGTCAGGCACTCGGTTGAGAAGACGTTCTAACAGACGATATCCTCCTCCCTGGGCATATCGCGGAAGCTCTATACCATCCATTGTCAGCTTGTTCTATAGCAGTCAAGAGACAGTTCATATCCGCGGAGCTTACCGTGTCCGGCGGTGAAGACACGAGCGAATGTCAACCCCCGCTGCTCGACCCAGTCTCCGATCTTCCCTGCAGCGCTCTGAGATGACAGGTCACTGTACGCCgcggggaggaagaaggccttGGACGGGAACTCGTCGAAGCCCTGGCCCCCGTTCCAGGTCATGTTCTGCAACACCATCAGCGTGCCGTTGGTCGGCACGCGGTAGTCGAGGTTGCCGCTGGCGATGATGAAGTTGTTCGTGTGCTCGATGACGCGCGTGAGGGCGCCTGACGCGAATGGATCAGCGCTCCGGTCGCCCCCGGGCCCGAAGGGGTTTTCGTCGGTGCACTCCTGCCAGTCCCTTTGGCCGACGGGGATGTGAAGGGCCTCACGCATCTCGGGGATGTTGAGGTATCCGTGCCAGGTTTTCTTGTCGAAGCTGAGGGGGACGCTGGCgttgtcgccggcgtcggcccATAGGAGCGGGTCCGAGGGGTTGGGGCAGCCCTGAGAGATGTGGTAGATGTTGGCGCAGGGGCTGATTTGCGCGAGGCCCTCGTAAACGATGTGGGAGATACGGCACGCGTCGCTTTCGTTGCCGGCCGGGAACAGTCCTGAGGGGGGGAACGTGAAATGCTTCTCGCGCATCTCGGCGTAGCCGcagtcctcgtcggcggccttgatgcGGTCGTAATAGTCTGCGACGCCAGGATAGAGCCCCATGACGTTGTTATACTCGTCCACAAAAGGTAGCGTCACCGCATGCTGCTGGAAATCTCCTGGCACTGACCTGATGTACGGGCTGAACATTAGGGCGCCGGAGAGGTTGTAGTCGGCCGACTGGTTGGACTTGATCATGGCATCGCCGATGTAGGGGATGTAGTGGCCTGCGTAGCTCTCGCCGGTGAGGTGAGTCTTGCGCCCCTTGGTTCCAAAGGTCTCCATCCAGTTGTGGTAGAAGCCCAGGA from Colletotrichum higginsianum IMI 349063 chromosome 4, whole genome shotgun sequence includes:
- a CDS encoding Carboxypeptidase cpdS, giving the protein MSIRLWLLALLPISVLAGWRVDGYNPVKQLAEERHGPVRRNIHRRQSTDTYQHLNDKTEKYLVNGTSIPLVDWDLGESYAGLMPISKESNETRQLFFWYFPSSNKQASDEVTIWLNGGPGCSSFIGLVQENGPFTWFPSAYRPVYNIYSWSQLSNILYIDQPAGTGFSVGSPNATTEEEIAQQFLGFYHNWMETFGTKGRKTHLTGESYAGHYIPYIGDAMIKSNQSADYNLSGALMFSPYIRSVPGDFQQHAVTLPFVDEYNNVMGLYPGVADYYDRIKAADEDCGYAEMREKHFTFPPSGLFPAGNESDACRISHIVYEGLAQISPCANIYHISQGCPNPSDPLLWADAGDNASVPLSFDKKTWHGYLNIPEMREALHIPVGQRDWQECTDENPFGPGGDRSADPFASGALTRVIEHTNNFIIASGNLDYRVPTNGTLMVLQNMTWNGGQGFDEFPSKAFFLPAAYSDLSSQSAAGKIGDWVEQRGLTFARVFTAGHELPRYAQGGGYRLLERLLNRVPDLTNDAMFSALPGDFSGANTTHGSTSS